The Herminiimonas arsenitoxidans sequence CATAGTTCGGCAGCCTCCATTACAGGCATTGTTTGGCAGCCTGAAAACGCGACGATAGCGCCACAAGGCAAGTGGGATCAAATCGGCGCACATCAATTACTGATTCAGTGGACTGCTGTTGATAATCTAGCTTTCGTTGCCGATGCCGGGATTCCTGTCGCGCCACAATTACCGGACTGGAAGCGCATTGCCGGTGAACCATGGGCGCGTGAAGTCATACTCGGTTTAGCTGGATATTTTGATGAAAACAAAGCACGCGCCAATCTGGATGAGCTGGGTGCATTGTCTGCACGACTGGCAAAATTACCGACGCCCTTGAATGTGGTTGGCTGGTATTTCCCGGTAGAGATAGACCCAACCTGGAACAATGCCGCCAAGCTGGCGCCCTTGTTGGCAAGCTTGCCGCGTCCTTTGTGGATCAGCGTATATGACAGTGCGAACGTCGGGCCGGATGATGTGGCGAAATGGCTGGCGTCCTGGTTGCCCAAAGACGTAGGTGTGTTTTTTCAAGACGGCGTCGGTGTACATGCGCGTGAAGCACATATTGCAGTCGACTACCTGAATGCGCTGGAAAAACGTTTGGGGAAACAGCGTGTGCGCGTGATTGCCGAAGCGTTCAGACCGCAGATTGGCGGTGGTTTTCGCTCTGCGACAATTGACGAACTGATGCCGCAACTTAATGCGTATGGCACGCGTAAAGTTTATTTATTCGACGGTCCGCATTATGTGTCGGATACGCTGGTAGATGAAATCAAGAGCAGATTGAAACAAGAGAAGACTAAGCGCTGAAGTGATACTTACGCATCATCAATGATGATCCTCAGTCCAGATGCCGGTACGTTCGGTCGTTGGTGCTATTTCTCTCAGTGTCCAACGCAACGGGATAGTCTTGAATGCCATCCAAGCTTTGCTAATGTGAAAGCGCCACAGACGCTCTGCACCCGCCAGATGTGAAGTTTCATCCGATTGCCACAAAATTTCCGTTGTACCTTGCAGATGCAAGAGATCCCCAGTAGTGAAGTCGATGAACAAGAGCGCAGCGCGCGGCTCGACCAGCATATTTCCCAATGTATTGAAATAACGATTCCCCATAAAATCTGGAACCGTCAGCGTATTGCCGTCGATGCGAATAAAGCCGGGCATGCCACCGCGATGCGAGATATCGATTCCACCTGCATTGACCTCATTCTGCGCTGACGTTGTGGCAACAAAGAAGGTATCTGCCTTGTTGATGATGCTGCGTGCATCATCATTCAGCTCCGTAAAATCTTGCCCGATCAAAGCTGGCTGGACGTTAGCTGCATCACGCACATCACGCGACTGTATGTATTTTGGGCAGTTGCCAAACGATTGATCGACTGCAATGGACAAGCCTGCATGATCGATTGCTTTGATGATACCGTTGGCACGATTGCGACGGCGTGTGCTGAAATCGATACCCAGCATGCCGATTTTCTTATCGGGTACAAATAATGATTGGCTTGCCTTTTGCCAATGCGCGCTCGCAGCTATTTGCAAATGATATTGATCTGGCGTGGACAAGAATCCCTGTTGACCAGTTACGACGGTGGCGATAGGCCAGCCGTCGGCATCGGTTGTGGCGAGAAACATGAAGCGTAGCATTGCAAAAAATTGCCTATGTTGTTCCGGCATGTAGTCGCGTATGGCCGCACCCGGCGTGCCAGTACCGGCCAGTGCGTGCGCTTGCAGCTCTCCCGTATGAAAGAGTACAGAATCGGTATTCATGCTGCGGCAGGTATGACGGAGCGTGGCATTGCTACAAAGCCAGGCAGATTTTCTATGCGCGCCAGCCACGTGCGCACAGCAGGGCAATCGTCCAGCGAGATGCCGCCTTCCGGTGCGTGCGCTATATACGAATAGCAAGCCAGATCGGCGATGGTTGGATGATCTGTCGCAAGGTAGTTGCGATCTGTCAAATGCGTCTCCATAAAGCGCAACAAGTCGTGGCCGATTTCTGTCGCGCGGATCGGATCGTCCTTGCCGATTTTCCACAGGCTATAGATGCGCGCATTAGCTGGTCCGTAGCGCAACTCTCCAGCAGCAATCGACAGCCAGCGTTGTACCTGTGCGGCGCCAACGGCGTCGTCAGGCAACCATGGGCTAGCTGCGGCGTAGCGTTTGACCAGATAGACCAGAATCGCATTGCTGTCGCACAGCACCAGATCACCATCCGTCAGCACAGGGATCTGTCCGAGTGGATTGAGTTTGCGAAAATCGGCTGAGGCGCGCAGTGATGCCGGTGCTTCTACATACTCGTAAGTGATCCCTAGTATGTTCAGCAACAGTGAGACGCGATGACAATGACCGGATAGTGGTGTTCCATAAAGTTTGATAGTGGCTTGATTCATGATGTTGTCCTTTTGCTTGATCGAGACTAGATGTTAGGCATTCCTTGAATTGATGTAAATTAGGTGAAATTGAAATTTACTATTTCATAAAAAGGAATAATCAATATGGATCGTCTGGATGAACTGGAAGTTTTTATTGCCATTTTGGATAGCGGTAGCCTGATCGGTGCCAGTCGCAAGCTGCGCCGTTCGCCGCCAGCGATTACGCGTCTGCTGGGTTCGCTGGAAGAACGTATAGGCACGCGCCTTATCGAACGAACCACGCGGCATCTGGCGGCAACTGAGGCAGGCTTGCGTCTGGCGCAGCATGCGCGGCAGGTATTGCTGGAATATGAGCAGGCGGTGCAGGAAGATCCGTCGGCACCTTTGCGCGGCACCTTGCGTGTGACGGCGCCGGTCGTGTTCGGACGGCGTCATGTCGCGCCTATCGTCAATAGTTATCTCGACATGTATCCGGAGATGCGGGTCGAACTCATCATGAATGATCGCAATCTCGACATGATTGAAGAAGGTATCGATATCGGGCTGCGCATAGGTGCGCTTGCCGATACCAGTCTGGTCGCACGTCGTGTCGGGCAGGTACAGAGTTTGTTGGTAGCGAGTCCCGACTATATTGCGCGTCGTGGCGAGCTGAAGTCATTGGCGGATATTGCAAAGCACGATGTGATTTTTACGTCGGTACGCAGCAGAACACCTGAATGGCGTTTCCGTCATAACGGGCGTGAGCAGATCGTTAGCTTGACGCCGCGCCTGATCGTGAATGAAATCGATGCAGTGTTGTTGGCGGCGAAAGCAGGGCGCGGCTTGGCGCGCGTGTTGTCATATCAAGTTGCTGACGATTTGCTGAGCGGTGCGCTGGTACGCGTGTTGCCGAAAATGGAGCCGGCCAGTCTGTCAGTCCAGTTGATCGTACCCAGCGCGCGTTTGATGGCGCCCAAGTCGCGCGCTTTTCTGGATCATGCATTCAGCCAACTGAGCGAGTTACATGTGCTGCAGTCGGCTTGATATGACTCAGGAATAAATCGACGGGACAGGTACTTCACCGGTTAATACCCATTGACCGACATCCTTCAATTTGTAATCCAGCGAATCGTGTAGCGTGTGTACGCGTACATTGCGCCAGTAACGGTCAAAGCCGTACTTGGCAGCAGTCGCACGTGCGCCCATGACTTCAAAAATCTTGGCTGTGATATCGAGCGCAGCACGCGCAGCGACTATCTTGGTTTCATAAATGTTCACTGCCAGTACGCCGCGTTCTTCCGCCGTCAAGGCATCGCCGCGATCCCATGCGCGCTGCAATTGCGCAGCGGCATCTTCTGCCAATGCAATCGCGCCGCGCAATGCAATCCGCAAATCACCATAATGCTGCTGCGTAAATGGATCGTCGATGGCACGCTCCACGCCCGAGGTAAACCACGGACGGCCTTGTTCATGCGTGTACTTCCATGCGTTCAACAATGCACCTTGTGCATTGCCGATATAGATTTCGATCAGGATCAATTGCGATACCAGCGTGCGCAAGGTGGCACGTGGAGTACCTGAGGTGCCCGGCGGCCCGAGTACTTCATCACGTTCTACACGCACTTTGTCGAAAGTGACGGAACCGCTATCGGTTTGGCGCTGACCTAGATTATCCCAATCATCCAGCACCGTGACGCCGGTGCGATTGGTAGGAATCGACAGGAAGACGCGATCTGATGGATCTGCCGAGCGTGGTGCCGTGATGTTGAGCATGTCGGAACCGGTAGCGCCTGAGCAAAATGATTTGATGCCATTCAGTTCGTAGTAACCATCATCGGCCTTGTCACCTTCACGCCAAACCAAGGTGGCACGCGTATCCAGACCATTGGTAGCATTGCCCCAGAACCAGTTTTCGCTGACGGTTTGTCCCAGATACAAAGCTTTCTGTTCTGGATTACCGAACAGCGCAACGCTGGCAACCTGCAAATGCTGGAAGCCGAATAGATGTGCGAGCGAGCTATCGACTTCGGCAAAGCGTCGGATGATTTGGTAAATAGTCGGCCATGGGGTTTCGGGTCCGCCGAAAGCTGCTGGCACGGCCAGTTTCAGCAAGCCGCTGTCGCGCAAGACTTGCCGTTCTACCCATGCCGTGCCGCCGCTGCGGTCACGTTCGGTGGCGGTGAGCGCCAGCGCCGCTGCTGTTTTTTCAACCACATCTGTTAATGCGCCGAAATCGCGTTGCACCAGATGCGCCGGCGTATAAGTCGGTGCAGCTTGTGTTTGTGGCAGTTCGCCGAGTTTCAGTAATTGACCCATGATCTGAAATTCCAATATATGTGTAGCGTGAAGTAATGCCGTGAATCAGAAAACTGGTACGGCAGTCGCATTGACTTTCTTAGGCAACAAACCTTCGGCTAAAAATGCATCAGCAATTTTTTGTTGTTCGCCCAGACGTTCTGTGAGGACGGAGCGGACTTCATAGCTGCGGCGTGCATTCGCTTGTTCAACCGTGGCGACATCCAGACCCCATACTGGTGCCAGCAGATTGGCTGCTTCGCGCGGCGATTGCTTGACCCATTTGCCGGTTTCCTGCAGCGAGTCGACGATGACTTTGACAACTTCAGGACGCGCTTTGGCGAACGGTGTCGATGCCAGGTAGTAGCGTTGATAATCGGCCAGACCGCGACCATCGGTCAGCACACGGACTTGTGATTGACGTTCCACTGCGGCCAGGAATGGATCCCAGATTACCCATGCATCAATGGCTTCACGCTCAAAAGCAGCGCGGCCATCGGCAGGAGCGAGGTAGGCGAGTTGGATGTCCTTCAAGGACAAACCGGCTTTTTCCAATGCGGCGATCAGCAGATAATGTGCACCTGCTGCCTTGGCAAAGCCGACGCGTTTACCACGCAGATCGGCCAGTGTTTTGATAGGTGAATTCGCCTTGACGACGATCGCTTGTGCGCTTGGTGATGGTGATTCCTGCGCGATGTAAGTCAGTTGTGCACCGGCAGCTTGTGCGAACACTGGCACGGTATCGGCCACATCAGCGGAAACGTCGATTGCACCTACGTTCAGCGCTTCCAGCAAAGGCAGGCCGCTGGCAAATTCATGCCATGTGACCTTGACGCCCAATACACCCAGACGTTGTTCCAGCGTGCCACGTGTTTTGAGGACAGTGATCAAAGTGGATGATTTTTGATAACCGATGCGTACGGTGTCCCCAGCTTTTTGTGCAAGCGCAGGAATGGCGAGCAGTGGTGTCAGTGCGAGCAAGGCGACTAGTTTGCGGCGAAGGTTGAATGTGTTTTTCATTTTATTTTCCCTGTGTGAATGTTGTTGCCGATTAGATGGCGTGTATTTCTTCCAGTACTTTCAAAATGTCGTCGCGCGCTCTGGCCAATGCTTCCGAATGACGATTGCGCGGACGTGCCAGTGCGATGGTGGTGTCGTCGATGATGTCGCCTTGACCCATCGTCAACACGCGATCGCTGAGATACGCCGCTTCATCGATATCGTGCGTGACCAGCAGAACGGCGAAGTTGTGTTCAGCGGCCAGCGTCAGCAAAAGATCTTGCAGACGCATGCGAGTGAAGGCATCGACTGCGGAGAATGGCTCGTCCAGCAGCAACAGGCGCGGTTGGTTGAACAGGCCGCGTGCAATTGCTGCGCGTTGCGCCATGCCGCCGGACAATTGCTTGGGCAGATAATCGATGGCCTCGCTCAGTCCAACTTCACGCAGCAAAGCTTGCACATGCGGATGGGCGTTGGCTTGCGTACGATTCTGATCTGGACGATTGAAACCTACGTTTTCTGCCACGCTGAGCCACGGCAATAGCCGCGGTTCCTGAAAAATGAGGCCGATGTCTTGCGTGACACCATCCAGCTTTTTTCCATCGAGATGGATCTGGCCGTTGTAATGTTTATCCAATCCGGCGATCAGGCGCAGCAAGGTACTTTTGCCGCAACCGGATTTTCCGACCAGACTGACGATTTCACCGGCGCGCAAGCTCAGCGAAACATTCTGCAAAATGGAACGGCCATCGAAGCTTTTGTCACGTACATGGAGGTCGAGTAAAACGCTCATTGCATGAACCTCAAACCGTACGCGTAGCGAGTGAATCGGACCAGGCCAGCTTGCGTGTTTCCAGCCACTTCAACAAACCGTCGGTCAGTTTTCCGAAAACAGCGAGCAGGAAAATCGCAGCCAGCACGACATCGGGACGACTGGTTTCTCTACCATCTGTCAGCAGATAACCTATGCCTTTGGTAGCAGCGATCAGTTCTGCTGCAACCAGGAACATCCACGCCAGCGACAATCCATTGCGCAAGCCGGTGAACAAGCTAGGCAATGCAGCCGGCAATACGATGCGGCGTGCCAGCGATGGTGCAGACAAACCGTAAATTTCACCCAGTTCGATCAACTTGCGATCGACATTGCGTATGCCGGATACTAGACCAAGATAGATAGGAAAGAAGGCGCCGATGGCGATCAATGTGATCTTGGGTGTTTCATCTATACCGAACCACAACAGCAAGAGCGGTACCCAAGCCAGACTGGGAATCGCACGCAAGGCCTGAAAGGTCGGTTCGAAGAATGCTTCTGCATGCTTGCTTAAGCCGACGAACAAGCCAAACAGTATCGCCAGCGCTGCGCCTATTGCATAACCGGAGAACACGCGTGCCACGCTCGCACCTATATGTACGAACAAACCTTGCTCGACCAAAGCGGACAAGGTTTGAGCTATCTCGGACGGTGGCGGCAACAGTCTTGCCTGTATCCAGCCCAGATGCGCAGCCAGTTCGATAAAGCTCAGCACCGCAATCGGCAAGATCCAGCCCAACCAGGCCAAGCTAGGCGATTTCGATGTGGGTTTGGACACAACCGCAGCCTGATGCACTTCCGTTGACGTGACGGCTTTATTCGCCAGCACCTGCGATCTCAAGGTGTGACCACCGTTGATCGTGGCAGGAATGAATGAGGCGCTGCGACTGTTATCCATGACGAGAAATTTCCTTTACGCGATCAGGCTGCTGTTTTCTTCGTGGCGATGGCTTGCACAAAGCTGGGATCGATCAAATCGTTGATGACCTTGTTCAAGTCAGTTCCTTTTTTAACCAGATCTTCCTGCAGCAGAATCGGTGCTGCTGCTTGCAATGCTTCGCGATGCTCACGGCCGATGTATGGGTTGGAGAAGTCAGTACGGTTCAATTGCACCTTGGCGACGGCCAGAGAAATTTTTGCTTCATCAGCCTGGATTTGCGATGCCTCACGTGGGTTGGCCAATATCCACTGGCGTGCGCGTTCATAAGCGATCAGCACTTGCTTCACTTGCTCGGGATATTTCTTCGCAAAGTCTTCCGTCACGTTCAGGAAACCGTAGGTATTGAAGGCCACATTGCGATACAAGAGACGTGAGCCGGCTTGCAATTCGCTGGACGCCATGTGTGGGTCGAGTCCGGCCCATGCATCGATGCGACCGCTTTCCAATGCAGCACGACCATCGGCGTGTTGCAGGTGGACGATTTCCACATCGGATTTTTTAAGGCCGTTTGCTTTCAGTGTGCGCAACAGGAAGAGGTAAGGATCGGTGCCTTTGGTGGCCGCGATTCTCTTGCCTTTGAGGTCAGCTACGGTTTTGATAGGCGAATCTTTAGGCACCAAGAGCGCAGTCCATTCAGGACGCGAATATACATAAATGCTCTTGATCGGATTGCCGTTGGCGCGAGACAAGACTGCAGCCAGACCGGCGGTGCTGCCGAAATCGATACTGTTGGCGCTCAGGTATTCCAGCGCACGGTTACTGCCTTGCGACAGCGTCCATTTGACTTTGATGCCGCTAGCTTTGACTTGTTCTTCCAGCCAGCCGAAGTGCTTCAAGACCAGACTGGTCGGCGAGTAGTACGCATAGTCGAGACGAATTTCTTCAGGTGCGTTTGCTGCATGAGCCGAGAGGGAAACGCCCGATGCCAGACCAGCGAGGGAAAGCAATGCAGTGCTTTTGATAAAAATTCTACGATCCATGTTCTACCTTGAATAGTTAAGCCAGACACTGAATACGGTGTGCCAAGCGGTGGAAAATTCGTGTCGGATTTGAGATTGCGGGAGACGGTTGCTGGATCGTGATGTGCGCTTGTGCGTACATCGATCGCACAAGCCGCGTTGATTCAATCGCTCAAGCCTTATCGTTGTCAGGAATAAGATTAACGACTCACTAGACTTAACGGAACGAATCTCTTCGTCGATGGATCATCGGTTTTCGCATAAGCCGATTTTGGTATAAGCACATGCGAAAAATGTGCTGCGAAGAGGATGGGGGAACTGTTAGTGCACGAGCGCAGCAGTGCGCTCCATGCGTTCATTGAAGAGCAGAGATTCGATTTGATCTGAAGGGAGCGGCTTGCAGAAGTAATAACCCTGCATTTCATTGCAACCTTGTTCGCGCAAGATATCCATCTGACTTTCCGTCTCTACGCCTTCTGCAATCACGTTCAATTTCAGATTGTGTGCAAGGGAGATGATGGAGGAAACGATGGATGCGTCATCTTGATTGATGGCGATGTCACGCACGAAGGAGCGGTCTATCTTCAAGGTATCAATAGGGAAGCGCTTCAGATAAGCAAGGCTGGAATGTCCGGTGCCGAAATCATCTACCGATAATTGTATGCCTAGAGACTTGAGATCGTGCAAGGTCAGGATATTGCGTTCGATATCGGCCATCACTGAACTCTCGGTCAATTCTATTTCCAGGAAGTGCGGCGCCAACCCCGTTTCTTGCAACGTGGTCGTGATCGATTCCAGCAAAATGGCTTGTGTGAATTGTCGGGCCGATAGATTGACTGCGATGCGCAGATTGGTAAATCCCATCTCATGCCATGCCTTGGCTTGTTTGCACGCGGTTTGCAACACCCATGCGCCGATAGGAATGATGAGGCCGGTTTCTTCCGCCAGACTGATGAAGCTGCCGGGTTGCACCATGCCGAGGATAGGATGATTCCAGCGCACCAATGCTTCCAGCCCGACGATAGCACCGCTGTGCAGATCGACTTGTGGTTGGTAGTGCAGAACCAGTTCATTCAGTTCTATCGCGTGGCGCAACTCTCTTTCTATACGCAGGCGTTCCAGCGCCTGATCGTTCATTGCTGGCGTGTAGAACTGGGAGTTGTTGCGTCCCAATTCCTTGGATCTATACATGGCGACATCAGCGTGTGCGATTAGCGTGGTCGGATCGGCGCCATCGTTGGGATACACGGCTATTCCCATGCTGCAACTCAGGAAAAATTCACTGCCTTGTATGGTCAGTGGTTTGACGACTGCTTCCATGATGCGCTGTATGACATCGGACGAGTAACCAGATGGGCCGTCGCCACATTCCGGCAGTACCAATACGAATTCATCGCCACCCAGTCGGGCGACGGTATCGGATTCGCGCACGGATGCTTGCAGACGATCTGAGATGATCTTCAGTAAAACATCACCAGCCTGATGACCCATGGTGTCGTTGACGAACTTGAAGCGATCCAGATCGACCAGCACTACCCAGACGCCATGTCCGTTTCTGGAAGAATAAGCGATGGCATTTTCCAATCTGTCTTGCAGCAGCGCGCGATTCGGCAAGCCAGTCAATACATCGTGGCTGGCCAAACGATGCAGCGTTGTTTCGTACTGCTTCATCGGCGTGATATCGCTCATGGCCGCGACGAAGTGCGTGGTTTTGCCATCGTCATCGGTGACGGGAGCGATGTAGAGATCGTTCCAGAACAGGGAGCCATCTTTGCGGTAGTTGCGTAAGACAGCCTTGCCTTCACGCTTCTCTGTGAGTGCCACGCGTATTGCATGCAGACCGGGTTGTTCGTGGTCGTTGCCCAGCAAAAAATTACTGCTGCGACCTATGGCTTCTTCTGCGGTATAGCCGGTGATGCGTTCGAATGCAGGATTCACATATTCAATGGCGAAGTCAGGCGCACGCGCGCTGGAAATGATGACGGCATTGGCGCTGCATTCAATCGCGCGTTCACGTAGGCGCAAGGCTGCTTCTGCTACTTGCCGACCATTGCGATCGCGATGCGCGCGTATCTCTACTGTGACGCGTTGTGCCAGATTGACCAGCAAAGCGACTTCCTGTGCATCGAAGGCATCAGGTTCGGATGCATAAACGTTGAATACGCCGATGATGGCATCGCCATCACCCATGGGCAGTACAAGTTTGGAATAGAAGCCGCGTTTCATTGCTTCTTCGCGCCAAGGTGTAGGGCTGGTGTCGTTGGCAAAATAATTGGCGACGGCAGGGCGCTTGGTTTGCAGAGCCTTGTTGATGGCGATGGTGCCTTTGCCGCCGGCTTGCAATGGCACTTTCAAAGCATCGAGATAACCTTGATGTTCCTGCGTCAAACCGATAGGAACAATAGCGCCATCCTTGGCCAGGATGCCGGCCCATGCCATGCGATAACCGGTGGCGGTGACTACATCGCAAATCCCTTGCAGCAGTGCGTTTTCATCCGCTGCTTCTGAAATGATGCCTTCGCAATCGTGTATGGCACGTAATGCGCGATTGCTGCGGGCGAGGGCGATTTCCAGATGATGGCGGGTGGTGATGTCTGTACCGATCAACTTGACATGGCCGTTGCGACCATCGGTGTCGGGGATGAAATGTGCGTGGTATTCGATCCAGCGTGGGCTGCCATCTGCGCGGTTGATGCGCAAGCGCAAGGTCTGATGTTGCTCTTGCGCGATTGTTGTCAGGATGGCGCGGGCCTGTTCTCTATCTGACGGTGCCGTATTCTCCAGCCACAAATTTTCGTGAGCATAGAAGCGTTCTGGTGAGTTGCCATAGAGCGGTTCTACGGTTTTGCTGGCGTACACTACTTGACCATCGGGGATGCGCAATACCCAGACTATCTTGTCAGCCGACAGTAGGCTATCCGCAGTCGAATCGCTTAAATAGGCGTTTTTCTTGCCAGCGAGATGCTTGCGTACGCTGTTGGCAATAGGCGCAACGAGCGCATTGATGCCAGCCTGTAGCAGACTGAAGTTGATGCCATGCACTTTGCGGATGATACGTTCCATACGGAGATCGCTTCGATTAATGCGTTAGGTGCAAACAGAGGTGATGCACGGGCTATTGCCGGATGTGTGTGGATACAGCGCAAGCGAGATAGGAAAAAGTTGATGTATTGCAATAAGATTCTAAGATAATTAAAAACGGATTCAGTCTAATTTTTTTGAATATCAATATGCGTTTGTTGCTGTCTGATATCGTATGTACGAGGTAGCCAAGCATGCTTAGTCGGACGCCATGCGCTTCAGGATATTTTGCAGTAGCCTTATTGCAGTAGTTTTACTCCTTCACTCGATAAATCAGGATCACCTCATGACGACACGTATAGAACGCGACACATTCGGCCCTATAGAAGTGGAAAGCCAACGCTTGTGGGGTGCGCAAACACAGCGTTCGCTCGAACATTTCAAAATATCTACTGAAAAGATGCCGCAGGAATTGATCGTGGCGCTGGCTGAAGTTAAACGTGCTGCAGCCGTGGTGAATCTGGCCTTGGGTAAATTGAGCAAAGAGAAAGCGCAGGCGATAGCGAATGCGGCGGAAGAAGTCATCGCCGGCAAGTATCCACATGAATTTCCGCTGGCAGTGTGGCAAACCGGCTCCGGCACGCAGAGCAATATGAATATGAATGAAGTGCTGGCGAATCGCGCATCTGAACTGCTGGGCGGCGAACGTGGCGAGAAGCGCTTGGTTCATCCGAATGATGACGTCAATCTTGGTCAATCATCCAACGATATCTTCCCTACCGCGATGTATGTGGCGTCCAGCCTTGCGGTAGTCAACAAGCTGTTGCCGGCGACGCAAAGTCTGCATCGCACGCTCAATAGCAAGGCCAGCGAGTTTGCCGATGTCGTCAAGATCGGGCGCACACACTTGCAGGATGCGACGCCGCTTACGCTGGGACAGGAGTTCTCCGGTTACGCCGCGCAGCTGGAACATTCTGCATGCAGCATCGCCGTCTTGCTGTCGCCTTTGCAGGAATTGGCT is a genomic window containing:
- a CDS encoding EAL domain-containing protein yields the protein MERIIRKVHGINFSLLQAGINALVAPIANSVRKHLAGKKNAYLSDSTADSLLSADKIVWVLRIPDGQVVYASKTVEPLYGNSPERFYAHENLWLENTAPSDREQARAILTTIAQEQHQTLRLRINRADGSPRWIEYHAHFIPDTDGRNGHVKLIGTDITTRHHLEIALARSNRALRAIHDCEGIISEAADENALLQGICDVVTATGYRMAWAGILAKDGAIVPIGLTQEHQGYLDALKVPLQAGGKGTIAINKALQTKRPAVANYFANDTSPTPWREEAMKRGFYSKLVLPMGDGDAIIGVFNVYASEPDAFDAQEVALLVNLAQRVTVEIRAHRDRNGRQVAEAALRLRERAIECSANAVIISSARAPDFAIEYVNPAFERITGYTAEEAIGRSSNFLLGNDHEQPGLHAIRVALTEKREGKAVLRNYRKDGSLFWNDLYIAPVTDDDGKTTHFVAAMSDITPMKQYETTLHRLASHDVLTGLPNRALLQDRLENAIAYSSRNGHGVWVVLVDLDRFKFVNDTMGHQAGDVLLKIISDRLQASVRESDTVARLGGDEFVLVLPECGDGPSGYSSDVIQRIMEAVVKPLTIQGSEFFLSCSMGIAVYPNDGADPTTLIAHADVAMYRSKELGRNNSQFYTPAMNDQALERLRIERELRHAIELNELVLHYQPQVDLHSGAIVGLEALVRWNHPILGMVQPGSFISLAEETGLIIPIGAWVLQTACKQAKAWHEMGFTNLRIAVNLSARQFTQAILLESITTTLQETGLAPHFLEIELTESSVMADIERNILTLHDLKSLGIQLSVDDFGTGHSSLAYLKRFPIDTLKIDRSFVRDIAINQDDASIVSSIISLAHNLKLNVIAEGVETESQMDILREQGCNEMQGYYFCKPLPSDQIESLLFNERMERTAALVH